The following are encoded together in the Synechococcales cyanobacterium CNB genome:
- a CDS encoding helix-turn-helix transcriptional regulator yields the protein MPRRARAARKALPIQPEPLPALTPPVIDAATWRRVVEFAGLSDRQAEVIALIMHGLGDKQIGPKLGIRYGTVRMHRERALDRLGLDGANRAEVTSRVFALAWELLMDEPCPHCGCRRDHRQRKCRLAGKPS from the coding sequence ATGCCTCGCCGAGCACGCGCCGCCCGCAAGGCGCTGCCCATCCAACCCGAGCCGCTGCCGGCACTCACGCCGCCGGTCATCGACGCCGCCACCTGGCGGCGGGTGGTCGAGTTCGCCGGGCTGTCGGACAGGCAGGCGGAAGTGATCGCGCTCATCATGCACGGCCTCGGCGATAAGCAGATCGGGCCCAAGCTCGGCATCCGGTACGGCACCGTGCGCATGCACCGCGAGCGCGCGCTCGATCGCCTGGGGCTCGACGGCGCGAACCGCGCCGAAGTGACGAGCCGCGTCTTCGCGCTGGCGTGGGAACTGCTGATGGACGAGCCGTGCCCGCACTGCGGCTGTCGGCGAGATCACCGACAGCGAAAATGCCGTCTGGCCGGAAAGCCATCATGA
- a CDS encoding DUF2130 domain-containing protein, giving the protein MTEPTIVCPSCKAEIKLTESLAAPLIESTRRQYEQQIAKKDADIAKRESALKEQQAALAKAKGEIDDQVAAKLKAERATIAAEEAKKARVAIGNDLEQKAKELAELNEVLKQRDEKLAEAQKAQAELIRKQRELDDAKREMELNIEKRVQESLGATREQAKKEAEDSLKMKVAEKEQTIASMQKQIEELKRKAEQGSQQLQGEVQELELEAMLREKFPQDSIEPVAKGEHGGDAIQRVIGPMGQPCGTILWESKRTKNWTDGWLAKLREDQRAAKAELAVIVSQALPKDVETFNLIDGVWVTSYRCALPVAVALRHSIIELAATRTASEGQQTKMELVYQYLTGPRFRHRVQAIVEKFTDMQEDLERERKTMTRLWAKREEQIRGVIESTAGMYGDLQGIAGKTLQEIEGLDLRMLESSDGQYVD; this is encoded by the coding sequence ATGACTGAGCCGACAATTGTCTGTCCATCCTGCAAGGCCGAGATCAAGCTGACCGAGTCACTGGCGGCTCCGCTCATCGAGTCCACGCGCCGGCAGTACGAGCAGCAGATCGCCAAGAAAGATGCTGATATTGCGAAGCGAGAGTCTGCACTCAAGGAACAGCAGGCGGCACTTGCGAAGGCCAAAGGGGAGATCGACGATCAGGTTGCTGCCAAGCTGAAAGCGGAGCGCGCCACCATCGCCGCTGAAGAAGCGAAGAAGGCCCGGGTTGCGATCGGCAATGATCTTGAGCAGAAGGCCAAAGAGCTCGCGGAACTCAACGAGGTGCTCAAGCAGCGTGACGAGAAACTCGCCGAGGCGCAGAAGGCCCAGGCCGAGTTGATCCGCAAGCAGCGTGAGCTCGATGACGCCAAGCGCGAAATGGAACTGAACATCGAGAAGCGCGTCCAGGAATCACTCGGCGCAACACGCGAACAGGCGAAGAAGGAGGCCGAGGATTCCCTCAAGATGAAGGTCGCAGAGAAGGAACAGACCATCGCGTCCATGCAGAAGCAGATCGAGGAGCTGAAACGCAAAGCAGAGCAAGGGTCGCAGCAACTCCAGGGCGAAGTTCAGGAGCTTGAACTGGAAGCGATGCTCCGTGAGAAGTTCCCACAGGATTCAATCGAGCCGGTCGCCAAAGGCGAACATGGCGGCGATGCCATCCAGCGCGTCATCGGTCCGATGGGTCAACCGTGCGGGACGATTCTGTGGGAGTCGAAGCGCACCAAGAACTGGACCGACGGCTGGCTGGCCAAGTTGCGCGAGGACCAGCGCGCCGCGAAGGCAGAACTTGCCGTTATCGTCAGCCAGGCATTGCCGAAGGATGTGGAGACCTTCAACCTGATCGACGGTGTGTGGGTCACGTCCTACCGCTGCGCATTGCCGGTCGCTGTGGCGCTCCGTCACTCGATCATCGAACTCGCCGCGACTCGGACCGCCAGCGAGGGACAGCAAACGAAGATGGAGCTTGTTTACCAGTACCTCACCGGTCCACGCTTTCGCCACCGCGTTCAGGCCATAGTCGAGAAGTTCACCGACATGCAGGAGGACCTGGAAAGGGAGCGCAAGACCATGACGCGCCTCTGGGCAAAGCGCGAGGAGCAGATTCGCGGCGTCATCGAATCCACCGCCGGCATGTACGGCGACCTTCAGGGCATCGCAGGGAAGACGCTGCAGGAGATTGAGGGGCTGGATTTGAGAATGCTTGAGAGTAGTGACGGACAGTATGTGGACTGA
- a CDS encoding DUF1738 domain-containing protein — protein MKAEHAKKIADQALEQLADALAHGKSEALTRYLAMLAKFHKYSFGNVLMILSQRPDATHVAGFHTWRQMGRFVKKGEKGIVIIAPMLIRKRDEQADDGAEESKPVLRFRGVYVFDVSQTDGEPLPEPARVNGDPRHHTDRLKALVGERGITLDHIDVPHDALGVSRGGRISIRPDLEPAVEFSVLAHELAHELLHRGEDRPASKTVRETEAEAVAFVVCQAIGLETGTAASDYIQLFDGKAETLAASLDRIQKTAAEIIAAVHGAAAEPAEAA, from the coding sequence ATGAAAGCCGAACATGCAAAGAAGATCGCCGACCAGGCCCTCGAACAACTCGCCGACGCGCTCGCGCACGGCAAGAGCGAAGCGCTCACCCGCTACCTCGCCATGCTGGCCAAGTTCCACAAGTACAGCTTCGGGAACGTGCTGATGATCCTCTCGCAGCGTCCCGATGCCACGCACGTCGCCGGCTTCCACACCTGGCGGCAGATGGGCCGCTTCGTCAAGAAGGGCGAGAAGGGCATCGTCATCATCGCCCCGATGCTCATCCGCAAGCGCGACGAGCAGGCCGACGACGGCGCCGAAGAATCAAAGCCGGTGCTGCGTTTCCGCGGTGTCTACGTCTTCGACGTGTCGCAGACCGACGGCGAGCCGCTGCCCGAGCCGGCGCGCGTCAACGGCGACCCGCGCCACCACACCGACCGCCTCAAGGCGCTCGTCGGCGAGCGCGGCATCACGCTTGACCACATCGACGTGCCCCACGATGCCCTCGGCGTCTCTCGCGGCGGCCGCATCAGCATCCGCCCCGACCTGGAGCCGGCCGTCGAGTTCTCCGTCCTCGCGCATGAGCTGGCCCACGAGCTGCTCCACCGGGGCGAGGACCGCCCGGCCAGCAAAACCGTCCGCGAGACCGAGGCCGAGGCGGTCGCCTTCGTCGTCTGCCAGGCGATCGGCCTGGAGACCGGCACCGCCGCCAGCGACTACATCCAGCTCTTCGACGGCAAGGCCGAAACGCTGGCCGCCTCCCTCGACCGCATCCAGAAGACCGCCGCCGAGATCATCGCGGCCGTCCACGGCGCCGCCGCTGAGCCGGCGGAAGCCGCCTGA
- a CDS encoding HTH domain-containing protein encodes MLYERSLEIERRLEAVLGMIRKGSYSTPRMAEELGVSIPTVSRDVTALRQRGHDIRAERGPNGWRYVLGRANHNPRAHGDSTEARGS; translated from the coding sequence ATGCTGTACGAACGATCCCTCGAAATTGAACGCCGACTGGAAGCCGTGCTCGGCATGATCCGCAAGGGCAGCTATTCAACGCCGCGCATGGCCGAGGAACTCGGCGTGTCCATCCCGACCGTCTCGCGCGACGTGACCGCGCTTCGGCAACGTGGCCACGACATCCGGGCCGAGCGGGGACCCAACGGATGGCGGTACGTGCTTGGGCGTGCAAACCACAATCCCCGCGCCCACGGCGACTCGACGGAGGCGCGCGGCTCATGA
- a CDS encoding DEAD/DEAH box helicase, with protein MAVRAWACKPQSPRPRRLDGGARLMTDYHAKYIAHELTRRCASDSVEKLTAVLSDAQVDLNPHQIEAALFAFRNPLSRGAILADEVGLGKTIEAGLLIAQKWAEQRRRLLVVAPANLRKQWSQELADKFFLPSVILEARTFNECVRAGNLNPFRQDAVIVCSYQFARKMEPYVRQTPWDLVVIDEAHRLRNVYKPTNKIANAIKQSVAPFRKVLLTATPLQNSLLELYGLVSIIDEYSFGDIKTYRSRFTRLGNDEDFSDLKERLKPICKRTLRKQVLEYVRYTNRHAIVQEFVPTPEEQRLYDLVTEYLQQPTLYALPASQRSLMTLILRKLLASSTYAISDTLNGLAVKLETAAREAEAIDAPPEQLIDDWEEIDELADEWEPDEDEGEPSAKPEYTPEQLADMRKEMAKLREFHALAKSIAKNSKGEVLLTALRRGFAAAAKAREGESAIQQKALIFTESRRTQEYLFRLLQQTEFAGKVMVFNGTNSDPQSKDIYHRWLERHKGTDRVSGSPGADMRAALVEYFRDEASIMIATEAAAEGINLQFCNLVVNYDLPWNPQRIEQRIGRCHRYGQKFDVVVVNFLNKANAADQRVYQLLDEKFRLFNGVFGASDEVLGAVESGVDFEKRIASIYQKCRTPQQIEFEFDQLQQELDAEIAAGQQDAREKLLDNFDQEVVEKVRIQSTGLLDRFNERLWLLTRHLLNGFAKFDENEYSFYLTQNPFAGEAIHPGPYRLGKHVEDANTYRVGHPLAQRILAQAKALSVGPAEVTFNYTESGKNIAILEPLVGAGGWLSCFRLTVQSLDVEEHVMLAGVTDAGGILDDAQCRRFFDLLGAANGPITVPTDVHATLSEAFRRRQNELLATLATKSGQWFDTEMDKLDRWAEDRRTALKAELDELDANIKETKKAARLAPNLPEKLELQRKLRTLETKRDEAWRAYDAASRDVDRQKDALLDEIGRQLEQKTECTELFTLRWRVA; from the coding sequence ATGGCGGTACGTGCTTGGGCGTGCAAACCACAATCCCCGCGCCCACGGCGACTCGACGGAGGCGCGCGGCTCATGACGGACTATCACGCGAAATACATCGCCCACGAGCTGACACGGCGCTGCGCGTCCGACAGCGTCGAGAAGCTCACGGCCGTGCTGTCCGACGCGCAGGTGGACCTGAACCCGCACCAGATCGAGGCGGCGCTCTTCGCGTTCCGCAACCCGCTCTCCCGTGGAGCGATCCTTGCCGACGAGGTCGGTCTCGGCAAGACCATCGAGGCCGGCCTGCTCATCGCGCAGAAGTGGGCCGAACAACGTCGGCGCTTGCTCGTCGTCGCACCGGCCAACCTCCGCAAGCAGTGGAGCCAGGAGCTTGCTGACAAGTTCTTCCTGCCGTCCGTGATTCTGGAGGCTCGAACGTTCAATGAGTGTGTCCGCGCCGGGAACCTCAATCCCTTTCGGCAGGATGCCGTCATCGTGTGCTCCTACCAGTTCGCACGAAAGATGGAGCCCTACGTTCGGCAGACGCCTTGGGATCTGGTCGTGATCGACGAAGCCCATCGGCTCCGCAACGTGTACAAACCGACCAACAAGATTGCCAACGCCATCAAGCAGTCCGTCGCGCCGTTCCGAAAGGTGCTGCTCACCGCGACGCCGCTGCAAAACTCGCTGTTGGAACTGTACGGCCTGGTCAGCATCATCGACGAGTACTCCTTCGGAGATATCAAGACGTACCGATCGCGCTTCACTCGGCTTGGAAACGACGAGGACTTCAGCGACCTGAAGGAGCGGCTCAAGCCGATTTGCAAGCGCACGCTCCGAAAGCAGGTTCTGGAGTACGTCAGGTACACCAACCGGCACGCCATCGTGCAGGAGTTCGTGCCCACGCCCGAGGAGCAACGGCTCTATGACCTCGTGACGGAGTACCTCCAGCAGCCGACGCTCTACGCGCTGCCGGCCAGTCAGCGCTCGCTCATGACGCTCATCTTGCGCAAACTGCTCGCCTCTTCGACCTACGCGATCTCCGACACGCTGAACGGTCTCGCGGTCAAGCTGGAGACGGCAGCGCGCGAGGCGGAGGCGATTGATGCGCCGCCTGAGCAACTCATTGACGATTGGGAGGAAATCGACGAGCTCGCAGACGAGTGGGAGCCAGACGAAGACGAAGGTGAACCGTCGGCGAAACCGGAATACACCCCCGAGCAGCTCGCTGACATGCGCAAGGAGATGGCAAAGCTCCGAGAGTTTCATGCGCTGGCCAAGTCGATCGCGAAGAACTCCAAGGGGGAGGTGCTGCTCACGGCGCTTCGCCGTGGCTTCGCCGCCGCCGCCAAAGCCCGCGAAGGCGAATCGGCGATCCAGCAGAAGGCGCTGATCTTCACCGAATCCCGCCGCACCCAGGAATACCTCTTCCGCCTGCTTCAACAGACCGAGTTCGCCGGAAAGGTCATGGTGTTCAACGGCACCAACAGCGACCCGCAATCGAAGGACATCTACCACCGCTGGCTGGAGCGCCACAAGGGAACCGACCGCGTTTCCGGCTCGCCGGGGGCGGACATGCGCGCCGCCCTGGTCGAATACTTCCGCGACGAAGCGTCAATCATGATTGCCACCGAAGCGGCCGCCGAGGGCATCAACCTCCAGTTCTGCAACCTCGTCGTCAACTACGACCTCCCCTGGAACCCCCAGCGCATCGAGCAGCGCATCGGCCGGTGCCACCGCTACGGCCAGAAGTTCGACGTGGTCGTCGTCAACTTCCTGAATAAAGCCAACGCCGCCGACCAGCGCGTCTACCAACTGCTCGACGAGAAGTTCCGCCTCTTCAACGGCGTGTTCGGGGCGAGCGACGAAGTGCTCGGCGCCGTCGAGTCCGGCGTGGACTTCGAGAAACGCATCGCCTCGATCTACCAGAAGTGCCGCACGCCGCAGCAAATCGAGTTCGAGTTCGACCAACTTCAACAGGAACTTGACGCGGAAATCGCCGCCGGGCAGCAGGATGCCCGCGAGAAACTGCTCGACAACTTTGACCAGGAGGTCGTCGAGAAGGTCCGCATCCAGTCCACCGGGCTCCTGGACCGTTTCAACGAACGGCTCTGGCTGCTCACTCGCCACCTGCTCAACGGCTTTGCGAAGTTCGACGAGAACGAATACAGCTTCTACCTGACGCAGAACCCGTTCGCCGGTGAAGCGATCCACCCCGGCCCCTATCGGCTCGGCAAGCACGTCGAAGACGCCAACACCTACCGCGTGGGGCATCCGCTCGCCCAACGAATCCTTGCGCAGGCGAAAGCCCTCTCTGTCGGGCCGGCGGAGGTGACCTTCAACTACACCGAGAGCGGAAAGAACATCGCCATCCTGGAGCCGCTGGTCGGCGCTGGCGGCTGGCTTTCGTGCTTTCGCCTGACGGTCCAGTCCCTGGATGTGGAAGAGCACGTCATGCTCGCCGGAGTGACGGACGCCGGCGGGATCCTGGACGACGCCCAGTGCCGGCGGTTTTTCGATCTGCTCGGTGCCGCGAACGGCCCGATCACGGTCCCGACTGATGTTCACGCGACACTTTCAGAGGCGTTCAGGCGCCGCCAGAACGAGCTGCTTGCCACGCTGGCAACCAAGAGCGGTCAGTGGTTCGACACGGAGATGGACAAGCTCGACCGGTGGGCTGAGGACCGGCGTACGGCGCTCAAGGCCGAACTTGACGAACTGGACGCCAACATCAAGGAGACCAAGAAAGCCGCCCGGCTCGCCCCCAACCTGCCGGAAAAGCTCGAACTTCAGCGCAAGCTGCGCACCCTCGAAACCAAGCGCGATGAGGCATGGCGCGCTTACGACGCCGCCAGCCGCGACGTGGATCGGCAGAAGGACGCTCTGCTCGATGAGATCGGCCGTCAATTGGAGCAGAAAACCGAATGCACCGAGTTGTTCACCCTTCGCTGGAGGGTCGCATGA
- a CDS encoding ImmA/IrrE family metallo-endopeptidase: MTRVQVRPELIQWACDRAGYGAAALSKRFPKLEAWQRGEAEPTLKQLETFALATHTPFGYFFLAEPPVEQVPIPDFRTIGNELIEQPTPNLLDTIYVCQQRQEWYREYCRMTGEQPLPFIGSVSRTDDVVATAERIRSALGFSIEERRQIGTWTEALRRFIEQADALGILVMVNGVVGSNNRRKLDPAEFRGFALSDPLAPLVFINGADTKAAQMFTLAHELVHLWLAETGLSDVGPVTTPSHDVEIWCNRVAAELLVPLTALRREYQPHANLQEEVPRLARAFKVSTLVILRRIHDAGGLTREQLWAEYEAELSRLRQIARSSGGDFYLTTAARVGKRFARAVVSAALEGRSSFTEAFRLLGFKKMSTFHELGVSLGVDA; encoded by the coding sequence ATGACGCGAGTACAGGTCAGACCTGAGCTGATCCAATGGGCCTGCGATCGCGCCGGCTACGGCGCAGCCGCGCTCTCCAAGCGATTCCCGAAGCTCGAAGCGTGGCAACGGGGTGAGGCCGAACCGACACTCAAGCAATTAGAGACGTTCGCCCTGGCCACGCACACCCCATTCGGATACTTCTTTCTAGCGGAGCCGCCAGTGGAGCAGGTTCCGATCCCGGACTTCCGCACGATCGGCAACGAACTCATTGAGCAGCCCACGCCGAATCTGCTGGACACGATCTATGTGTGCCAGCAGCGGCAGGAGTGGTATCGCGAATACTGCCGAATGACCGGCGAGCAGCCGCTGCCCTTCATCGGTTCCGTCAGCCGGACCGATGACGTTGTGGCTACCGCTGAGCGCATTCGCAGCGCCCTCGGATTCAGCATTGAAGAGCGTCGGCAGATTGGAACCTGGACCGAAGCCCTTCGCCGGTTCATCGAGCAGGCGGACGCGCTCGGCATCCTCGTCATGGTCAACGGCGTCGTCGGCAGCAACAACCGCCGCAAACTCGACCCTGCGGAGTTCCGGGGCTTTGCACTCTCCGACCCGCTCGCCCCCTTGGTTTTTATAAACGGCGCCGACACCAAGGCAGCGCAGATGTTCACGCTCGCCCACGAGCTGGTTCACCTGTGGCTTGCCGAAACGGGTCTTTCCGACGTTGGCCCCGTTACCACCCCGTCGCACGACGTGGAAATCTGGTGCAATCGCGTCGCGGCGGAATTGCTGGTTCCGCTTACGGCGCTGCGCCGGGAGTATCAGCCTCACGCCAACCTCCAGGAGGAAGTCCCCCGGCTCGCTCGCGCGTTCAAAGTCAGCACGCTTGTCATCCTGCGGCGCATACACGATGCCGGTGGACTCACTCGCGAACAGCTTTGGGCCGAATACGAGGCCGAACTCTCGCGCTTGCGCCAAATCGCTCGATCCAGTGGCGGCGACTTCTACCTCACGACCGCGGCACGCGTCGGCAAGCGATTCGCACGCGCCGTCGTCAGCGCGGCATTGGAAGGCCGCTCGTCCTTCACTGAAGCCTTCCGCCTGCTCGGCTTCAAGAAGATGTCCACGTTTCATGAACTGGGCGTGAGCCTGGGGGTGGACGCCTGA
- a CDS encoding DUF4411 family protein, whose amino-acid sequence MAYLLDANVFISAKRLHYGFDFCPAFWDWIVRAHRAGTLFSIEKVGDELSIGQDELAQWADTLGDGFFLRPDAATLPAFNTVTTWVNGQATYSPAAKNTFLQVADYYLVAQALAGQHTVVTHERPNNSIHVVKIPSVCLGVGVTFMNPFEMLRRERARFVLDGA is encoded by the coding sequence ATGGCCTATCTCCTCGACGCCAATGTGTTCATCAGCGCCAAGCGGCTGCATTACGGCTTCGACTTTTGCCCGGCCTTCTGGGACTGGATCGTTCGCGCTCATCGCGCCGGCACCCTGTTCAGCATTGAGAAAGTGGGCGATGAGTTGTCGATCGGCCAGGACGAACTGGCGCAGTGGGCCGACACGCTGGGCGACGGATTCTTCCTGAGGCCCGACGCGGCCACGTTGCCCGCGTTCAACACGGTCACGACATGGGTGAACGGGCAGGCAACCTACAGCCCCGCGGCTAAGAACACGTTCCTGCAAGTCGCGGATTACTACCTCGTTGCTCAAGCTCTTGCCGGGCAGCATACCGTCGTCACTCACGAGCGACCGAACAACTCGATTCACGTCGTCAAGATTCCGAGCGTCTGTTTGGGCGTCGGCGTGACGTTCATGAATCCCTTTGAAATGCTCCGCCGTGAGCGCGCCCGATTCGTACTCGATGGAGCATGA
- a CDS encoding AAA family ATPase — protein MPRAGTTSRPFGTAEGISLEFKRATDRLPSNLFETICAFLNMDGGLILLGVEDDGEVSGVDPTAVERLKADIANLSNNPQKLDPPYLLFPQEEQVAGKWVIKVQVPASSQVHETTGAVFLRSEDGDYRVKGVNQLAGLLNRKLGIFTEQKVFPHLGIADFDPALFEKARRLMLTRQPKHPWAGLPPEELLKVAGFVRKDPDTGKPAFNLAAGLMFGLDTTIQELVPGYKFDALLRRKDTERYDDRLIVRTNLIDAFDQLMGFVEKHLNDPFYQEGVTSISLRTVIFRELVANIIAHREYTSAAPATMIIYADRVEFKNPNVPHYFGRIDPNRFTPYPKNPTICKFMLQLGRYDELGSGVRRVNHYLPLYAPGAGKPVFEDGEMFTVIVPIATAARKTTPDVAPEVTPEVTPEVRKMLTVLKGDMGRREIQAKLGLTDEKHFREFYQQPAIAQGLIEMTIPDKPKSRLQKYRLTEKGRGFLAQHRGATP, from the coding sequence ATGCCGAGAGCAGGAACAACCAGCCGCCCCTTCGGAACCGCCGAGGGAATCTCATTGGAGTTCAAGCGAGCAACCGACAGGTTGCCGTCGAACCTCTTTGAGACGATCTGCGCGTTTCTCAACATGGACGGCGGCCTGATCCTTCTCGGCGTCGAGGATGACGGCGAGGTGTCGGGGGTTGACCCGACGGCCGTCGAACGATTGAAGGCCGACATCGCCAATCTCTCCAACAACCCGCAGAAGCTCGACCCGCCCTATCTCCTGTTTCCCCAGGAAGAGCAGGTGGCCGGCAAATGGGTCATCAAGGTGCAGGTTCCGGCCAGTTCGCAGGTGCATGAGACGACGGGCGCCGTATTCCTCCGCAGCGAGGACGGCGATTACCGCGTCAAAGGCGTGAATCAGCTCGCTGGCCTTCTCAATCGCAAGCTCGGTATTTTCACCGAGCAGAAGGTGTTTCCCCACCTGGGAATAGCGGACTTCGATCCCGCCCTGTTCGAGAAGGCCAGGCGGCTGATGCTGACCCGCCAGCCGAAGCACCCCTGGGCCGGTCTACCGCCGGAGGAGTTGCTGAAAGTCGCGGGCTTCGTCCGCAAAGACCCCGACACCGGCAAGCCCGCCTTCAACCTCGCAGCAGGCTTGATGTTCGGGTTGGACACGACGATTCAGGAGCTTGTGCCGGGCTACAAATTCGATGCGCTGCTGAGGCGCAAGGACACGGAGCGTTACGACGACCGGCTCATCGTCCGCACGAACCTGATCGACGCCTTCGACCAGCTCATGGGGTTCGTCGAGAAGCACCTCAACGATCCCTTCTATCAGGAGGGCGTGACGAGCATCAGCCTCCGCACCGTCATCTTCCGCGAGTTGGTGGCCAACATCATCGCCCACCGCGAATACACCAGCGCCGCACCGGCCACGATGATCATCTACGCTGACCGCGTGGAGTTCAAAAACCCCAATGTGCCGCACTACTTCGGCCGCATCGACCCGAACCGCTTCACGCCGTATCCGAAGAATCCGACCATCTGCAAGTTCATGCTCCAGTTGGGGCGGTACGACGAGCTCGGCTCCGGCGTCCGGCGGGTCAATCACTACCTGCCGCTCTACGCGCCCGGCGCGGGCAAGCCGGTCTTCGAGGACGGGGAGATGTTCACCGTCATCGTGCCGATTGCGACCGCGGCCCGAAAGACGACCCCCGATGTCGCCCCCGAAGTGACCCCCGAAGTGACCCCCGAAGTCAGGAAGATGCTGACGGTCCTCAAAGGGGACATGGGGCGTCGGGAGATTCAGGCGAAGCTGGGGCTGACGGACGAGAAGCACTTCCGGGAGTTCTACCAGCAGCCCGCCATCGCGCAGGGCTTGATCGAAATGACCATTCCAGACAAGCCCAAGAGCCGACTGCAGAAGTACCGCCTGACCGAGAAAGGCCGTGGATTCCTTGCGCAACATCGGGGGGCCACGCCGTGA